One genomic segment of Coleofasciculaceae cyanobacterium includes these proteins:
- a CDS encoding GTPase has translation MLLDNYNQRDRVIKKALLGRSRQIEADLQRGEVKVVIFGTGSAGKTSLVNALVGEIVGETNPIMGTTTQ, from the coding sequence TTGCTATTAGATAACTATAATCAACGAGATCGAGTGATTAAAAAAGCTTTATTGGGTAGATCTCGACAAATTGAGGCGGATCTCCAGCGAGGGGAAGTCAAGGTAGTTATCTTTGGCACAGGATCGGCAGGAAAAACCTCTTTAGTTAATGCTTTAGTGGGCGAAATCGTGGGAGAAACCAACCCCATCATGGGAACAACTACTCAATGA
- a CDS encoding type II toxin-antitoxin system HicB family antitoxin: MILVKYCEKALRQAQYKTLEDSTWFAEIDGFEGVWGNGDTVEDCRTDLLEALEEWVILKLQDGEQLAVVDGVAIKVSEVAQV; encoded by the coding sequence ATGATCTTAGTGAAATATTGTGAAAAAGCTTTACGGCAAGCTCAGTATAAGACACTGGAAGATAGTACATGGTTTGCTGAAATAGATGGCTTTGAGGGAGTTTGGGGCAATGGGGATACTGTAGAAGATTGTCGAACTGATTTACTCGAAGCTTTAGAAGAATGGGTAATTTTGAAATTACAGGATGGAGAGCAATTGGCTGTAGTCGATGGAGTGGCAATTAAAGTTTCGGAAGTTGCACAAGTATAG
- a CDS encoding pentapeptide repeat-containing protein: MNVKFSQKLTKVLSTILCLVLVVAFSLFNQADANAFTKLPEKPSFRGFSSPQTTIKTTEPTATESTSIPTFESTKFPVITPQESVSSNLTRLLQTNECVGCNLAGAALKDTNLQAANLEGANLQGADLERANLQQTNLLGANLQGADLGKTNVAGANLANANLFDADLEKANLEGADLEKTNLASANMQGANLQGADLEDAILPTAMVIR; this comes from the coding sequence ATGAACGTAAAATTTTCTCAAAAACTAACTAAAGTACTTTCAACTATACTTTGTTTAGTATTAGTTGTGGCATTTTCGCTCTTTAACCAGGCTGATGCTAACGCTTTCACAAAATTGCCAGAAAAACCTTCTTTTCGTGGATTTTCTTCTCCTCAAACAACTATTAAAACTACTGAACCTACAGCTACCGAATCAACATCAATTCCTACTTTCGAATCAACTAAATTTCCAGTAATAACACCTCAAGAATCTGTTTCTAGTAATTTAACTCGTTTATTACAAACTAATGAGTGTGTTGGTTGTAATCTTGCTGGTGCGGCTTTAAAAGACACTAATTTACAAGCAGCCAACTTAGAGGGAGCAAATTTACAGGGAGCAGATTTAGAAAGAGCGAACTTACAACAAACAAACTTGCTGGGTGCAAATTTACAAGGCGCAGACTTAGGTAAAACCAATGTTGCTGGAGCAAATTTAGCTAACGCCAATTTATTTGATGCAGACTTAGAAAAAGCAAATCTAGAAGGCGCAGATTTGGAAAAAACTAATTTAGCATCTGCCAATATGCAGGGAGCAAATTTGCAAGGAGCAGATTTAGAAGACGCAATCTTACCAACTGCAATGGTAATTCGTTAA
- a CDS encoding cadmium resistance transporter, protein MSELVTTIPTGVTAFFATNLDDILVLLVFFSQVNDSFRRRHIVLGQYIGFTILVLASLPGFFGSLILPKPWIGLLGIVPIVIGIGRLLEEQTDDLAELESEITSESSFLSFHISSNLWSSSGYFCQWR, encoded by the coding sequence ATGAGTGAATTAGTTACGACGATTCCTACAGGTGTGACTGCCTTTTTTGCCACTAACTTAGACGATATTCTCGTTCTATTGGTCTTTTTTTCACAGGTCAATGATTCTTTTCGTCGCCGACATATTGTATTGGGTCAATATATTGGCTTTACTATTCTGGTTTTAGCTAGTTTACCTGGTTTTTTTGGTAGCTTAATTTTACCTAAACCTTGGATTGGATTATTGGGGATTGTTCCCATAGTTATCGGGATCGGTCGTTTGTTAGAAGAGCAAACTGACGATCTCGCAGAGTTAGAATCAGAAATAACTTCAGAATCTTCTTTCTTAAGCTTTCATATCTCCTCAAACCTGTGGAGTAGCAGCGGTTACTTTTGCCAATGGAGGTGA
- a CDS encoding cadmium resistance transporter yields the protein MVVGQYLGFIALVIASLPGFFGGSIVPQAWSGLLGFVPIAIAISNLINNKEDEQEVQAVSNSNTVAKNLLVVIAPQTYKVAVVTFANGGDNIGIYVPLFANSNLANLAVICLTFLVLIGVWCYLAYRLTRHKAIARVLTKYGERIVPFVLIGLGIFILLESGTYQLLTSTQFK from the coding sequence ATTGTAGTCGGTCAGTATTTGGGGTTTATAGCTTTAGTCATAGCTAGTCTACCTGGCTTCTTTGGTGGTTCGATCGTACCGCAAGCCTGGAGCGGATTACTAGGCTTTGTTCCAATTGCGATCGCTATTAGTAATCTAATTAACAACAAGGAAGATGAGCAAGAAGTTCAAGCAGTTTCAAATTCTAATACAGTAGCCAAAAATCTACTTGTTGTAATCGCACCCCAAACTTATAAGGTTGCAGTCGTCACCTTTGCCAATGGTGGAGACAATATTGGTATTTATGTACCATTATTTGCAAATAGTAATTTAGCTAATCTAGCGGTTATTTGCTTAACTTTCTTGGTCTTAATTGGAGTGTGGTGTTATCTGGCTTATCGCTTGACTCGCCATAAAGCGATCGCTCGGGTCTTAACCAAATACGGGGAGCGTATTGTACCCTTTGTTTTGATTGGTTTAGGAATCTTCATTTTACTCGAAAGCGGTACTTACCAACTTTTAACTTCAACCCAATTCAAGTAA
- a CDS encoding sulfite exporter TauE/SafE family protein, whose protein sequence is MNYLLLSSLSFLIGTLVGLTGVGGASLITPMLVFVFQVPPSVAISSDIVAATFMKTFGSIKHWQQKTIDGQVVKWLACGSVPGSLVGIGILHLLREKSSDGLDALLLFSLGMMILIVTSIAIAQLLLLKLFPQLKLPSLPKFNLESNWGRFGAISIGAILGCLVGLTSVASGSMFALVLISLFQLDSRKLVGTDISQAAILLTSTSLGHLGLGTVDWSLVIPICLGSIPGIVLGAKLCQIVPQGLLRFGTYIILELVSWKLVFPV, encoded by the coding sequence ATGAATTATTTATTGCTATCATCTCTTAGCTTTTTAATTGGGACTCTTGTGGGTTTGACGGGAGTAGGAGGAGCATCTCTAATTACCCCCATGTTAGTCTTTGTGTTTCAAGTTCCCCCCTCAGTCGCTATTAGTTCCGATATTGTCGCTGCTACATTTATGAAAACATTTGGTAGTATTAAACACTGGCAACAAAAGACGATTGATGGGCAAGTAGTAAAGTGGCTAGCCTGTGGGAGTGTTCCTGGTTCTTTAGTAGGAATAGGAATTTTACACTTGCTGAGAGAAAAGAGCAGCGATGGACTAGATGCCTTGTTGCTTTTTAGTCTGGGAATGATGATTTTAATTGTTACATCTATAGCGATCGCCCAGTTATTATTATTAAAACTTTTTCCTCAATTAAAATTACCTTCATTACCTAAGTTCAATCTTGAAAGTAATTGGGGACGTTTTGGGGCAATTAGTATTGGCGCAATTTTAGGCTGTTTAGTTGGGTTAACCAGTGTCGCCTCTGGTTCAATGTTTGCTTTAGTGTTAATTTCTTTATTTCAGCTTGATTCTAGAAAACTTGTGGGAACAGATATATCTCAAGCAGCAATTTTATTAACTTCTACCTCTTTAGGACATCTTGGTTTAGGAACAGTCGACTGGAGTTTAGTTATACCTATCTGCTTGGGATCGATACCAGGAATAGTCTTAGGAGCAAAACTTTGTCAGATAGTACCTCAAGGGCTATTGAGATTTGGAACTTATATAATTTTAGAATTAGTAAGCTGGAAGCTAGTTTTTCCAGTGTGA
- a CDS encoding FAD/NAD(P)-binding protein translates to MKLPNYIDIGIIGAGVQALSLTTHLLQKSAKHYNKFLVFDPAGTWMSQWQQQFASQQIPYLRSPAVHHPDSNPHQLRTFAESRRNELFPPYDRPGTKLFNDFCGEVIHRWKLENKVYRAKVSQIFSIKQSSRSRFQLVLDTGETIIARRVVLATGSGKVQLPDWVEQITSNYPSDKLCHSQQVDLRQLNLTGERILIIGGGLTSGHLAIGAINLGATVTLMTRKQLQEKIFDADPGWLGPKYLKNFHADPDWHSRWQMIQQARNGGSMTPEMILQLKKVTNEGKISINESGQVSLAQWQNNYWQVSCIEGSKHQFNRIWLATGTRFNATAHPLLKDVLQAYPTEIVNGLPVLDDYLRLPKSNFFIMGGLAALQIGPVARNIGGGKMACQRIVPAIVKSSLAVLDRV, encoded by the coding sequence GTGAAATTACCCAACTATATAGATATAGGCATTATCGGCGCAGGAGTTCAGGCACTTAGTTTAACGACTCACCTCCTACAAAAAAGCGCCAAACACTACAATAAGTTTTTGGTTTTCGATCCTGCGGGAACATGGATGAGTCAATGGCAGCAGCAATTTGCATCTCAACAAATTCCTTATTTGCGATCGCCTGCGGTACATCATCCCGATTCTAATCCCCATCAATTAAGAACATTTGCCGAAAGTAGACGGAATGAATTATTTCCACCTTACGATAGACCAGGGACAAAGTTATTTAACGATTTTTGTGGTGAAGTAATTCATCGATGGAAGCTAGAAAATAAAGTTTATCGAGCAAAAGTTAGCCAAATTTTCTCAATTAAACAATCTTCCCGTTCACGTTTTCAACTAGTTTTAGATACTGGAGAAACTATAATTGCTCGTAGAGTAGTTTTAGCTACAGGAAGTGGCAAAGTTCAGCTTCCCGATTGGGTAGAGCAAATTACATCTAATTATCCCTCAGATAAATTATGTCATTCTCAACAAGTAGATTTACGCCAGCTTAATTTAACGGGAGAACGCATTTTAATCATTGGTGGAGGCTTAACTAGCGGTCATTTAGCTATCGGTGCAATAAATCTTGGTGCAACTGTGACTCTAATGACGAGAAAACAATTACAAGAAAAAATCTTTGATGCCGATCCTGGTTGGTTGGGACCAAAATATCTTAAAAACTTCCACGCTGATCCTGATTGGCATTCACGTTGGCAAATGATTCAGCAAGCACGCAACGGCGGTTCGATGACTCCAGAAATGATACTGCAATTAAAAAAGGTAACGAATGAAGGAAAGATTAGTATAAATGAAAGCGGTCAAGTCAGCTTGGCACAATGGCAAAATAATTATTGGCAAGTTAGCTGTATTGAGGGAAGCAAACATCAATTTAACCGTATCTGGTTAGCCACTGGTACGAGATTTAATGCGACTGCCCATCCTTTACTCAAAGATGTGCTTCAAGCATATCCGACAGAAATAGTTAACGGTTTACCCGTACTAGATGACTATTTACGTCTGCCGAAATCAAACTTTTTTATTATGGGTGGTCTAGCTGCCTTACAAATTGGCCCTGTCGCCAGAAATATTGGTGGGGGGAAAATGGCTTGTCAGCGTATTGTGCCAGCAATTGTTAAATCTAGTTTAGCAGTACTCGATCGAGTTTGA
- a CDS encoding prohibitin family protein has protein sequence MNIELNDKNINSKSDRQTNKDIFITSRIFLTLALIILFSRFFVIVNAGERGVLMQFGEVQQVLSEGIHVILPVVNSVEKLSVRVQKQEQLAEASSKDLQDVFTDIALNWHIIPEKTNLVFQQIGNKSSIIDRIIDPAVEEVLKAVIAEYTAVETKQIAEQEAKKAGFIAIKAAKEAEAKVNLAKGEAEAQGLIQATLNNELLKKQTIEKWDGKLPLVMGSDNSKVLELELDDLIENN, from the coding sequence ATGAATATAGAATTAAATGATAAAAATATAAATTCAAAATCAGATCGTCAAACTAATAAAGATATTTTTATTACCAGTAGAATTTTTTTGACTTTAGCCTTGATTATATTGTTTTCTCGTTTTTTTGTAATTGTTAATGCAGGAGAACGAGGAGTATTAATGCAATTTGGCGAAGTACAACAGGTATTATCGGAAGGAATTCATGTAATTCTTCCTGTAGTGAATAGTGTAGAAAAATTAAGTGTTCGGGTACAAAAACAAGAACAATTAGCAGAAGCATCTTCAAAAGATCTCCAAGATGTCTTTACTGATATTGCACTCAATTGGCATATTATTCCCGAAAAAACTAACTTAGTTTTTCAACAAATTGGTAACAAAAGCTCAATAATCGATCGCATTATCGATCCAGCCGTGGAAGAGGTGCTTAAAGCAGTTATAGCCGAATATACAGCCGTAGAAACCAAACAAATTGCCGAACAAGAAGCCAAAAAAGCGGGATTTATCGCAATTAAAGCTGCAAAAGAAGCCGAAGCTAAAGTAAATTTAGCTAAAGGAGAAGCCGAAGCACAAGGACTTATTCAAGCTACTTTAAATAACGAACTGCTCAAAAAACAAACAATTGAAAAATGGGACGGTAAACTACCTTTGGTTATGGGTAGTGATAATAGCAAAGTGTTAGAGCTAGAACTAGATGATTTAATAGAAAATAACTAA
- the cysA gene encoding sulfate ABC transporter ATP-binding protein, with the protein MSIVIEKVSKQFGNFQALNQINLKIDSGSLVALLGPSGSGKSTLLRAIAGLEPPDTGKIYINKQDTTHLDIRKRNIGFVFQHYALFKHLTIWQNIAFGLTIRKYSPVAIKKKVEELLELIQLQGLSDRYPTQLSGGQRQRVALARALAVDPQVLLLDEPFGALDAKVRKELRTWLRKFHERVGVTTILVTHDREEAMEVADQIVIMNHGNIEQVGTSAEIYDLPANPFVMSFIGDVNVLPAHLNFCQQQGLVTRENQVFVRPHDIELLSSPNEKNAKVATGKLQRVINLGYQVQAELIIDKNLLLNVHLSQDKFSKLALQPGQQVFIKLKETKSFVRS; encoded by the coding sequence ATGAGTATTGTCATTGAAAAAGTATCAAAACAATTTGGCAATTTTCAAGCTTTAAATCAAATCAATTTAAAAATAGATTCGGGTAGTCTAGTCGCTTTGTTAGGACCTTCAGGTTCGGGAAAATCTACTTTATTAAGAGCGATCGCTGGTCTTGAACCTCCCGATACAGGCAAAATTTACATTAACAAGCAAGATACTACTCATCTCGATATTAGAAAGCGCAACATTGGCTTTGTTTTTCAGCATTATGCTTTATTCAAACACCTAACCATCTGGCAAAATATTGCCTTTGGTTTAACAATTCGCAAGTATTCTCCCGTAGCGATCAAAAAAAAGGTAGAAGAACTATTAGAATTAATTCAACTACAAGGATTGAGCGATCGCTACCCTACTCAACTTTCTGGTGGACAAAGACAAAGAGTTGCTCTGGCACGTGCTTTAGCTGTAGATCCCCAAGTTTTATTATTAGATGAACCTTTTGGTGCATTAGATGCCAAAGTCCGCAAAGAATTGCGTACATGGTTGCGTAAATTTCACGAACGAGTTGGGGTTACTACCATTTTAGTTACTCATGATCGCGAAGAAGCCATGGAAGTAGCCGATCAAATTGTCATCATGAATCACGGTAACATCGAACAGGTAGGAACAAGCGCAGAAATTTATGATCTGCCTGCCAATCCTTTTGTCATGAGTTTTATTGGCGATGTAAATGTTTTGCCAGCTCATCTCAACTTTTGCCAACAGCAAGGATTAGTAACCCGTGAAAATCAAGTTTTTGTCCGTCCCCACGATATCGAACTCTTATCTTCTCCTAATGAAAAAAATGCAAAAGTCGCAACTGGTAAATTGCAGCGAGTAATAAATTTAGGTTATCAAGTCCAAGCTGAATTAATTATTGATAAAAATTTACTGCTAAACGTTCATTTAAGTCAAGATAAATTTTCTAAATTGGCTTTACAACCAGGGCAACAAGTATTTATTAAATTGAAAGAAACAAAATCCTTTGTTCGATCTTAA
- a CDS encoding cadmium resistance transporter: MYVPLFAHATWSSLLVIVGEFFWLVGIWCYVAYKLTQTKAIADLLTSYGNNLIPFVLMGLGILILLDSQTLLDPTLTVIALLVSSFALMSLSKNKEQLAEAQLDE; the protein is encoded by the coding sequence ATTTATGTACCATTATTTGCTCACGCTACTTGGTCTAGTTTACTGGTGATTGTGGGAGAATTCTTTTGGTTAGTGGGTATTTGGTGTTACGTTGCCTATAAACTGACTCAAACAAAAGCGATCGCCGATTTGTTAACCAGTTATGGCAATAATTTAATTCCTTTTGTCTTAATGGGCTTGGGTATTTTAATCTTGCTAGATAGCCAAACTCTCTTAGATCCGACTTTAACCGTTATCGCTTTACTGGTAAGCAGTTTTGCTTTGATGAGTTTGAGTAAAAATAAGGAACAGCTAGCTGAAGCTCAATTAGACGAGTAA
- a CDS encoding CPBP family intramembrane glutamic endopeptidase, with protein sequence MKVFTVLWITGMAGVISLWWMNLPISESEELQLPLWGIKLLSLIQPTFLLSIAILVGVILAHKVRLSTPLAEAIANRTSMSLAIQPQVLPGIIGGLVGGIVLTAIQFCAKFLLPSDFVMKAETLSSSTPFLTRILYGGITEELLLRWGMMTLLVWLGWRVFSQGQGEPSTLCFVAAIALSAFLFGLGHLPLVFVLGTQVTISVITYVIVGNSVFGLIAGYLYWRKGLEAAMISHIVVHVVMLVARLAR encoded by the coding sequence ATGAAGGTATTTACAGTTTTGTGGATAACGGGCATGGCAGGTGTCATCTCGCTTTGGTGGATGAACTTACCTATTTCTGAAAGTGAAGAATTACAACTGCCTCTTTGGGGCATCAAACTGCTTTCCTTGATTCAGCCAACCTTCCTTCTATCTATTGCTATATTAGTCGGTGTTATTCTGGCGCATAAAGTTAGATTATCAACACCATTAGCTGAGGCAATAGCCAATAGAACTTCAATGAGTCTAGCTATTCAACCTCAGGTGCTTCCAGGGATTATTGGTGGTTTGGTAGGAGGTATTGTACTGACCGCCATCCAGTTCTGCGCCAAGTTCCTTCTGCCTTCAGATTTTGTCATGAAGGCTGAGACTCTATCAAGCAGCACCCCATTTTTAACTCGCATTCTTTATGGAGGTATTACCGAAGAGTTGCTGCTTCGATGGGGAATGATGACGCTTTTAGTATGGCTCGGTTGGCGAGTTTTTTCACAAGGTCAAGGTGAACCGTCTACATTGTGCTTTGTAGCAGCGATCGCCCTTTCAGCATTTCTCTTCGGCTTGGGTCATTTACCCCTTGTCTTCGTACTAGGAACACAGGTAACTATTTCAGTTATTACTTATGTAATTGTAGGTAATTCAGTTTTTGGCTTAATAGCAGGTTATCTCTACTGGCGTAAAGGTCTTGAAGCGGCAATGATTTCTCATATCGTGGTTCATGTGGTTATGCTAGTAGCCCGTTTAGCACGATGA
- a CDS encoding DUF202 domain-containing protein, whose amino-acid sequence MTLEIFLMLLLPFKFIKPEKNQTNSEQPKRRNSSRIRDHLANERTYLAWMRTAISLMGFGVVIVRLRFFKPPLTNTPGNGWKLGLIFSLVGLVTVLLSTHHYFAVRHDIDEDTYEPADRWVLVFSIAVVLLGAGIIYYVFTLPLNPINTLVFE is encoded by the coding sequence TTGACTTTAGAGATTTTCTTGATGTTGTTGTTACCATTCAAATTTATCAAACCAGAAAAAAATCAAACAAATTCAGAACAACCAAAACGCAGAAATTCTTCCCGTATCAGAGATCATTTAGCTAATGAACGCACATATCTAGCCTGGATGCGGACAGCAATTTCATTGATGGGTTTTGGGGTTGTCATAGTACGTTTGCGTTTTTTTAAACCACCTCTAACTAATACTCCTGGTAATGGTTGGAAATTAGGATTAATTTTTTCTTTGGTAGGTTTGGTGACAGTATTGCTTTCAACTCATCATTACTTTGCCGTGCGTCACGACATTGATGAAGACACTTATGAACCAGCAGATCGTTGGGTGTTAGTTTTTAGTATTGCTGTAGTACTTTTGGGTGCAGGCATTATTTACTATGTCTTTACTTTGCCTCTTAATCCAATTAATACTCTTGTATTTGAGTAA
- a CDS encoding LysR family transcriptional regulator: MTLEQLKIFLAVVEHLHFTRAANALYITQPAVSAAIQNLEGEYGVKLFHRIGRHIEITEAGKLLEIEAQKILDRVTITQRGLKELNDLQKGELKLGASFTIGNYWLPEKISKFKQIYPNLSINCTLANADKIATGTVKGLYDLGLLAGEIKPSLQTNLEHKIVGSDRLQIVVGKSHPWYKRHTINVQKLATTNWIMREPGSGTQQIFEQALVKWGISLSQLQVIFVLNSSEMIKTLVEKGIGASAVPELMVKKEIQFSTLHCVKIEHPTQDITFDIIRPILLIKHHQRFQTKIAKVFEAMLMKPDNKIEHFAERIDNVEQKQNKF, encoded by the coding sequence ATGACGTTAGAGCAGTTGAAGATTTTTTTAGCTGTAGTAGAGCATTTACATTTTACTCGTGCTGCCAACGCTCTTTACATCACTCAACCTGCTGTTAGTGCGGCAATTCAAAATTTAGAAGGAGAGTACGGGGTCAAATTATTTCACCGAATTGGTCGTCATATTGAAATTACTGAAGCTGGAAAGCTTTTAGAAATAGAAGCACAGAAAATTTTAGACCGAGTAACCATAACTCAACGAGGTTTAAAAGAGTTAAATGATTTGCAAAAAGGAGAGCTGAAATTAGGAGCAAGTTTTACCATTGGCAACTACTGGCTGCCTGAAAAAATTAGCAAGTTTAAACAAATATATCCCAATCTTTCAATTAACTGTACTTTGGCGAATGCTGACAAAATTGCTACAGGGACAGTAAAAGGACTTTATGATCTAGGATTATTGGCAGGAGAAATTAAACCATCTCTACAAACCAATCTCGAACACAAAATAGTCGGAAGCGATCGCCTGCAAATTGTCGTCGGAAAATCTCACCCTTGGTATAAGCGTCATACAATTAATGTCCAAAAATTAGCCACAACTAACTGGATTATGCGCGAACCTGGTTCGGGAACGCAACAGATTTTTGAGCAAGCTTTAGTCAAATGGGGAATTTCGCTTAGTCAACTCCAAGTAATTTTTGTGTTAAATAGTAGCGAAATGATCAAAACCTTAGTAGAAAAAGGTATTGGTGCGTCTGCTGTTCCCGAACTAATGGTTAAAAAAGAAATCCAATTTTCGACGCTTCATTGTGTCAAAATCGAACATCCAACTCAAGATATAACTTTTGATATCATTAGACCAATTTTACTCATCAAGCATCATCAACGTTTTCAAACTAAGATTGCTAAAGTTTTTGAAGCAATGTTGATGAAACCAGACAATAAGATTGAACATTTTGCAGAAAGAATTGACAATGTAGAACAGAAGCAGAATAAGTTTTGA
- a CDS encoding phosphatase PAP2 family protein, which yields MLKQSQNHSLILLLVGVYLPLQIFVILLLAVQNHEGALSWELPLLFTIHAQAGEKLNLLAEILTRWGDFEITTSIIVGMALSFLLSKRWNFFIYTAMTFLGAITISYTGKIIVHRARPHLWELVYQVGSDYSFPSGHAMSSMSFALVLIILTWNSSWRWLTVIFGSLFVISIAWTRLYLGVHYPSDIAGGWMIAIAWSMVVLLMGKLFLTQLTNEKS from the coding sequence TTGCTTAAACAGAGCCAAAATCACTCATTAATCCTGCTGCTGGTTGGAGTTTATTTACCATTACAAATATTTGTCATACTTCTATTAGCAGTGCAAAACCACGAAGGTGCTTTGAGTTGGGAATTACCGCTCTTATTCACAATTCACGCTCAAGCGGGAGAAAAATTAAATTTATTAGCAGAAATATTAACTAGGTGGGGCGATTTTGAAATAACTACTTCTATAATTGTAGGCATGGCTTTAAGTTTTTTATTGTCTAAACGGTGGAATTTTTTTATCTATACAGCTATGACTTTTTTAGGTGCTATTACTATTAGCTATACAGGCAAAATCATAGTACATAGAGCCAGACCTCATTTGTGGGAATTAGTTTATCAAGTCGGCTCAGATTACTCGTTTCCTAGCGGTCATGCCATGTCTAGTATGTCTTTCGCCCTTGTTTTAATAATTTTGACCTGGAATAGTTCCTGGCGTTGGTTGACTGTAATTTTCGGTAGCTTATTCGTTATCAGTATTGCTTGGACGCGCCTTTATTTAGGAGTTCATTATCCTAGTGATATTGCCGGTGGTTGGATGATTGCGATCGCTTGGTCGATGGTAGTTTTATTAATGGGAAAGCTATTTTTAACTCAACTAACTAACGAAAAATCTTAA
- a CDS encoding Crp/Fnr family transcriptional regulator, with protein MFPSSSLLNLSDRGIYHSFKRRTIFPDATYTYNLWKIEAGIVRTLTWLEDGSIVTLGLWGQGDLVGQALSKIAPYTIECLTAVEVISFAWEDGHQLTENLLNQIQQFEELSIIRSSKKLDIVLIKFLTWLAKKFGRQIEIGYLIDFKLTHQDLGEILGVTRVSITRSLKQLEEQGIIERLSLSRILVREEEVWYYEI; from the coding sequence ATGTTTCCTTCTTCATCTTTGCTTAATTTGAGCGATCGAGGTATTTATCATAGCTTTAAACGCCGTACAATCTTTCCAGATGCTACATATACATATAATCTGTGGAAAATTGAAGCAGGAATAGTACGCACTTTAACTTGGCTAGAAGATGGATCGATTGTCACTTTAGGTTTATGGGGACAGGGAGATCTGGTTGGACAAGCTTTATCTAAAATCGCTCCCTATACAATCGAGTGTTTGACGGCAGTAGAAGTAATTAGTTTTGCTTGGGAAGATGGACATCAATTAACCGAAAATTTACTGAATCAAATTCAGCAATTCGAGGAATTAAGTATTATTCGTAGTTCTAAAAAACTTGATATAGTATTGATCAAGTTTTTGACTTGGCTAGCTAAAAAATTTGGTCGTCAAATAGAAATTGGCTATTTAATTGATTTTAAACTTACTCACCAAGATCTAGGCGAAATTTTGGGTGTAACTAGGGTAAGTATCACTCGTTCCTTAAAGCAATTAGAAGAACAAGGAATCATTGAGCGTCTTTCTCTTAGTCGGATTTTAGTGCGGGAAGAAGAAGTATGGTACTACGAAATATAA
- a CDS encoding SPASM domain-containing protein: MGNAADNYDILLQPLELLDVYPMVARVVQRAYREGVKVQAGNNIGYYGPYERLLRGRGDTDAWKFWQGCSAGLSTLGIEADGAIKGCPFLPTSTYVGGNIRDHSLRSIVEQAEELRFNLGADTPQGTSHLWGFCKSCEFAELCRGGCSWTAHVFFNRRGNNPYCHHRALTLAKQGLRERVVPKVRAPGLPFDNGIFEIIEEPIDLPWIDNDPLHFTNDRIDWTQSWESESEPVASLASLSN; encoded by the coding sequence ATGGGAAATGCTGCCGACAACTACGATATTCTCTTACAGCCCTTGGAATTACTAGATGTGTATCCCATGGTCGCTCGTGTAGTTCAGAGGGCATACCGTGAAGGAGTAAAGGTACAGGCAGGCAACAATATCGGTTATTACGGTCCTTACGAGCGACTGCTAAGAGGGCGCGGCGACACCGATGCTTGGAAATTTTGGCAGGGATGTAGTGCGGGACTGTCTACCTTGGGTATTGAAGCAGATGGCGCAATCAAGGGTTGTCCTTTTTTGCCAACTTCAACTTATGTTGGTGGCAATATTCGAGACCATTCTCTGCGGTCAATTGTCGAACAGGCCGAGGAACTGCGGTTCAATCTAGGAGCGGATACTCCTCAAGGAACTTCTCACTTATGGGGTTTCTGTAAGAGTTGTGAATTTGCCGAACTCTGTCGTGGCGGATGCTCTTGGACAGCTCACGTATTCTTCAATCGCCGAGGTAACAATCCTTATTGTCACCATCGCGCTCTTACTCTAGCCAAGCAAGGACTCAGGGAGCGTGTCGTTCCTAAAGTTCGAGCGCCGGGTCTACCTTTCGATAACGGTATTTTTGAAATTATCGAAGAGCCAATCGATCTTCCTTGGATAGATAACGATCCGCTTCATTTTACTAACGATCGCATTGACTGGACGCAAAGCTGGGAATCTGAATCGGAGCCAGTCGCATCTCTAGCTAGTTTGAGTAATTAA